From Syntrophorhabdus sp., a single genomic window includes:
- a CDS encoding EAL domain-containing protein gives MKRNPTESGATKPQDEPGQGVEVHIGRQPILNRARKIFGYELLFRSGRTNAAGVTDNVHATASVMVNTLNNIGISRLIGDKVGFINVDDRVLDSGIVELLPSRMTVLELLETVKVDKRVLALCAQARRNGYQFALDDVVSYDGAPEDMFRIASYVKVDLMGTDREQLPELVRKLKRHNLKLLAEKVETQEEFELCRDLGFDYFQGYFFEKPSIISARSISPTQLVLLDLSRILAREEEFFVIEGLFRKNPELHIKLLQFMNSAAFYTANKINSIGQAISLLGYRNLQKWVTLLLFAGEGYDTRSAPLFERAVIRGRIMELLASRITRDTSAADRAFITGVLSLVDALFQAPLESILTDFNLSEEINGALLNHDGVLGKLVSVIETLEQENYDEMETHLRDVNMTSTDLYIIENNAIIEYESMSGM, from the coding sequence ATGAAAAGGAACCCAACCGAAAGCGGTGCCACGAAACCGCAGGATGAGCCAGGCCAGGGCGTTGAGGTCCATATCGGCCGGCAGCCGATCCTGAACAGGGCCAGGAAGATATTCGGCTACGAGCTCCTCTTTCGGAGCGGGAGGACCAACGCGGCCGGCGTTACCGACAACGTCCACGCGACGGCCAGCGTCATGGTCAACACGCTCAACAACATCGGCATCTCCCGGCTCATCGGAGACAAGGTGGGATTCATCAATGTCGATGACCGGGTCCTCGACAGCGGCATCGTCGAGCTTCTACCGAGCAGGATGACCGTCCTCGAGCTTCTGGAGACGGTGAAGGTGGACAAAAGGGTTCTCGCCCTTTGCGCTCAGGCGAGAAGGAACGGCTACCAGTTCGCCCTCGACGACGTCGTCTCCTATGACGGCGCCCCCGAAGACATGTTCCGCATCGCCTCTTACGTGAAAGTGGACCTCATGGGTACCGACAGAGAGCAACTCCCGGAACTCGTGAGGAAACTGAAGAGGCACAACCTCAAGCTCCTTGCCGAGAAGGTGGAGACCCAGGAGGAGTTCGAGTTGTGCCGCGACCTCGGCTTTGATTACTTCCAGGGTTACTTCTTCGAAAAACCGTCGATAATATCGGCGAGGTCCATTTCTCCGACACAGCTGGTGCTCCTCGACCTTTCAAGGATCCTCGCCAGGGAGGAGGAGTTCTTCGTCATCGAGGGTCTCTTCAGGAAGAACCCCGAGCTTCACATCAAGCTTCTCCAGTTCATGAATTCGGCGGCCTTCTACACGGCCAACAAGATAAACTCCATCGGCCAGGCGATATCTCTCCTGGGATACCGCAATCTTCAGAAGTGGGTAACCCTGCTCCTCTTCGCCGGCGAGGGATACGACACGCGGTCGGCCCCCCTGTTCGAGCGGGCCGTGATCCGGGGCAGGATCATGGAGCTCCTCGCCTCCCGCATAACCCGCGACACCTCCGCCGCCGACAGGGCATTCATCACCGGCGTCCTGTCTCTCGTCGACGCCCTCTTCCAGGCACCCCTGGAGAGCATCCTCACCGACTTCAACCTTTCCGAGGAGATAAACGGGGCCCTCCTCAACCACGACGGCGTCCTCGGCAAACTCGTTTCAGTGATAGAGACCCTGGAGCAGGAGAACTATGACGAGATGGAAACCCACCTCAGAGACGTCAACATGACATCCACGGACCTCTACATCATCGAGAACAACGCGATAATCGAATACGAATCGATGAGCGGAATGTAA